Proteins from one Microcoleus sp. bin38.metabat.b11b12b14.051 genomic window:
- the gap gene encoding type I glyceraldehyde-3-phosphate dehydrogenase: protein MAALKVGINGFGRIGRLVMRAGIKNPNIEFVGINDLVSPENLAYLFKYDSTHGIYDGEVEGKPDGIVVDGRFIPCTSIRNPTELPWGKAGADYVVESTGLFTDFDGGSKHLTAGAKRVILSAPTKDPEKVPTFLVGVNHHKFNPATDTVVSNASCTTNCLAPIAKVINDNFGIEEGLMTTVHAMTSTQPTVDGPSQKDWRGGRGAAQNIIPSSTGAAKAVSLVLPELKGKLTGMALRVPTPDVSVVDLTFKTGKETSYKEICDAMKKASLGELKGILGYTEDAVVSTDFQGDARSSIFDAGAGIELNSKFFKVISWYDNEWGYSNRVIDLMLSMAEKDGILGK, encoded by the coding sequence ATGGCTGCATTAAAAGTCGGTATTAACGGATTTGGTCGCATCGGACGGCTAGTCATGCGTGCCGGCATCAAAAACCCGAACATCGAATTTGTTGGCATTAACGACTTAGTTTCACCAGAAAACCTAGCTTATCTTTTCAAATACGACTCTACCCACGGCATTTATGACGGCGAAGTTGAAGGGAAACCAGACGGGATTGTGGTTGACGGACGTTTTATTCCCTGCACTTCGATTAGAAATCCCACAGAATTGCCGTGGGGTAAAGCTGGTGCGGATTATGTTGTAGAATCTACGGGATTGTTTACAGATTTTGACGGTGGCTCAAAACATTTGACGGCGGGAGCAAAACGAGTAATACTTTCTGCACCGACTAAAGACCCAGAAAAAGTTCCCACTTTTCTAGTAGGCGTCAACCACCACAAATTTAACCCGGCTACAGATACTGTTGTTTCTAATGCTAGCTGCACTACTAATTGTTTAGCACCAATTGCCAAAGTTATCAATGATAATTTCGGTATTGAAGAAGGTTTGATGACGACTGTTCACGCGATGACTTCTACTCAGCCAACTGTAGACGGGCCCAGCCAAAAAGATTGGCGGGGAGGACGCGGTGCGGCTCAAAATATTATTCCTTCTTCGACGGGTGCGGCGAAGGCTGTTAGTTTGGTGTTGCCGGAATTGAAAGGAAAGTTGACTGGTATGGCTTTGCGGGTGCCGACTCCTGATGTGTCTGTGGTTGACCTTACTTTCAAAACGGGGAAGGAAACTAGCTATAAAGAAATTTGCGATGCTATGAAGAAAGCGTCTCTTGGCGAACTGAAGGGTATTCTTGGATATACTGAGGATGCTGTGGTTTCGACGGATTTTCAGGGCGATGCGCGATCGAGCATTTTTGATGCAGGTGCGGGTATTGAACTGAATTCTAAGTTTTTTAAGGTCATTTCCTGGTATGACAACGAGTGGGGTTATTCTAACCGCGTGATTGATTTGATGTTGTCGATGGCCGAGAAAGACGGAATTTTGGGTAAGTAA
- a CDS encoding ion transporter: MLNRKQIAFYLEDIETPTGRTVSLIITGLILLSSISFIAETYPISERVRIRLETLDTALLVVFAVEYLLRLWCADYKIKFIFSFFSIVDLLAILPFFMGFVNVSYIRIFRWFRILRLIRFLELKNSVFRISSEDGVIFSRILFTLLAIIFVYSGLIYQVEHPANPEGFGTFLDAVYFSVVTMTTVGFGDVTPISESGRFLTILMILTGIALIPWQLGDLIKQLVKTSNQVETVCAGCGWSVHDANAKFCKMCGTQLDNG; the protein is encoded by the coding sequence ATGTTAAACCGCAAACAAATTGCATTTTATCTAGAAGACATTGAAACACCAACAGGGAGAACCGTCAGTTTAATTATTACCGGACTCATTCTCCTATCTTCCATCAGCTTTATCGCCGAAACTTACCCGATTTCAGAGCGTGTTAGAATTAGATTGGAAACTCTCGACACTGCGCTTTTAGTGGTTTTTGCTGTTGAGTATTTACTGCGGCTGTGGTGCGCTGACTATAAAATTAAGTTTATTTTTAGTTTTTTTTCTATCGTCGATTTGCTGGCGATATTACCATTTTTTATGGGTTTTGTCAATGTCAGTTATATTCGGATTTTTCGCTGGTTTAGAATTCTGCGGCTCATCCGCTTTCTGGAATTAAAAAATTCTGTTTTTCGCATCAGCAGCGAAGATGGGGTGATTTTCTCTCGGATTTTGTTTACTTTGCTGGCGATAATTTTTGTGTATTCTGGTTTGATTTATCAAGTGGAACATCCGGCCAATCCCGAAGGTTTTGGGACTTTTTTGGATGCTGTTTATTTCTCGGTTGTTACGATGACGACTGTGGGATTCGGTGATGTTACTCCGATTTCGGAATCGGGGCGTTTTTTGACTATTTTGATGATTTTGACGGGGATTGCTCTGATTCCTTGGCAATTGGGGGATTTGATTAAACAGTTAGTTAAAACTTCTAATCAAGTAGAAACGGTTTGTGCTGGTTGCGGTTGGTCTGTACACGATGCTAATGCTAAATTCTGTAAGATGTGCGGCACTCAATTGGATAATGGTTGA
- a CDS encoding protein phosphatase 2C domain-containing protein has product MPKHYLWAVGEGLKACKPGDLIAGRYLLKRDRLLVDTQPEQLPEMPEEIPSSIAPYLRLFAYQLHVPQVYGLVSSRLSKLSGDIWLLENAPILKVTESLMPELADSWKGTPAMRQLNWLWQIAQLWQPCIAQGVASTLLTPELLRVEGQLVRFLELQPDRKPPSLSQLGKLWQQWIDDANPAIANFLRQLCQQMVAGQVRHGEQLMGQLDKALAKCGRFYDRTVEIATGTDVGRARAHNEDACYPPDGTVFSGLPGSSACAIVCDGIGGQDGGEVASELAISVLREKLQQMPLHQANWDPLSLTSKLERAACAANDKIAGRNDTEHRQGRQRMGTTLVMALAHIHELYVAHVGDSRAYWITRTGCYQVTLDDDVACREVRLGYSLYRDALEQVAAGALIQALGITSSNTLHPTVQRFPVDEDCVLLLCSDGLSDKDRVEQCWEEEILPILDGSISVAKARDRLIEIANTRNGHDNVTVALIHCQAHLREESNTLTELSVAPLDVPIEQSADSDDLPTDLTESTAIIGATSALKTQLVQPDKGKSPFSLLVKIVFLSGLGGVFAYFFIPPVGRAIDTAGESLFGQRRLTNPISGPGKTVESVPSAVKSLEKGSFIEIKNSAVGELGKEGDRLDLRAAIGESPVKGTVPIGSVLQVTNKQLTPQGNWLELKVCSIPEIARSNSPKPKSNKDFSLVSKPAVIPSDAATSPSPSPATASPSPSPALKPTPSGEIRNLQAGDIGWIQEQEAVSKVATNAIANPTQQGKCAVGSDSSPNAAN; this is encoded by the coding sequence GTGCCAAAACACTACTTGTGGGCTGTAGGTGAAGGGCTCAAAGCGTGTAAGCCCGGCGATCTGATTGCGGGTCGCTATTTGCTCAAGCGCGATCGACTTTTGGTCGATACTCAACCCGAACAGTTGCCGGAAATGCCCGAAGAGATTCCGAGTTCGATCGCTCCTTACCTGAGACTGTTTGCCTATCAATTGCACGTACCTCAAGTATACGGGCTGGTATCGTCCCGGCTCAGCAAGCTCTCAGGAGATATTTGGCTCTTGGAAAATGCGCCTATCTTGAAGGTGACGGAATCTTTAATGCCGGAATTGGCGGACTCCTGGAAAGGAACCCCCGCCATGCGACAGCTCAATTGGCTGTGGCAAATTGCCCAACTGTGGCAGCCTTGTATCGCTCAGGGCGTGGCTTCGACGCTGCTGACTCCAGAACTGCTGCGGGTGGAGGGGCAATTAGTTCGGTTTCTGGAATTGCAGCCCGATCGCAAACCGCCTAGTTTGTCACAATTGGGCAAATTGTGGCAGCAGTGGATCGATGATGCTAACCCGGCAATTGCCAATTTTTTGCGGCAGCTTTGCCAGCAAATGGTCGCAGGTCAAGTGCGCCACGGCGAACAACTGATGGGCCAGTTGGATAAAGCTTTGGCAAAATGCGGCAGATTTTACGATCGTACCGTTGAGATTGCCACGGGTACGGATGTCGGTAGAGCGCGGGCTCACAACGAAGATGCTTGCTATCCGCCCGATGGTACGGTGTTCTCAGGACTGCCGGGATCGTCGGCTTGCGCGATCGTCTGTGACGGTATCGGCGGACAAGACGGGGGCGAAGTCGCTTCGGAATTGGCGATTTCTGTACTGCGGGAAAAATTGCAGCAGATGCCCCTGCATCAAGCTAATTGGGACCCGCTGAGCCTGACTTCCAAGCTGGAACGGGCTGCTTGTGCTGCTAACGACAAAATAGCCGGTCGCAACGACACGGAACACCGCCAGGGGCGCCAGCGCATGGGAACTACCCTAGTTATGGCTTTAGCCCACATTCACGAACTCTATGTCGCCCATGTGGGAGACAGTCGGGCTTACTGGATTACCCGCACAGGCTGCTATCAAGTTACTCTCGATGACGATGTGGCTTGCCGCGAGGTGCGTTTGGGCTACTCTCTATACCGGGATGCTTTGGAACAAGTGGCCGCCGGAGCTCTGATTCAAGCTTTGGGCATTACTTCTTCTAACACTCTGCACCCGACTGTGCAGCGTTTTCCGGTGGATGAGGATTGCGTTTTGCTGCTGTGTTCCGACGGTTTGAGCGATAAAGACCGGGTTGAACAATGTTGGGAAGAGGAGATTTTGCCGATTCTCGACGGTAGCATTAGTGTGGCGAAGGCGCGCGATCGACTCATCGAGATTGCTAATACCAGAAACGGTCACGATAATGTGACTGTGGCTTTGATTCATTGTCAAGCACATTTGAGGGAAGAAAGCAATACTTTGACAGAATTGTCTGTTGCACCTTTAGATGTGCCGATCGAACAGAGTGCCGACAGCGACGACTTGCCCACGGATTTGACGGAAAGCACAGCCATTATCGGTGCGACTTCTGCACTGAAAACTCAGTTGGTACAGCCGGACAAAGGCAAAAGTCCTTTTTCGCTGCTGGTGAAAATTGTATTTTTGTCGGGTTTGGGAGGTGTATTTGCTTATTTTTTCATTCCTCCGGTGGGTCGGGCGATCGATACTGCCGGGGAGTCGCTTTTCGGTCAACGCCGTTTAACTAATCCTATAAGCGGGCCGGGGAAAACTGTTGAATCTGTACCTTCTGCGGTCAAGTCTTTAGAAAAAGGCTCGTTTATAGAGATTAAAAATTCTGCGGTTGGGGAATTGGGGAAAGAGGGCGATCGCTTGGATTTGCGAGCCGCAATCGGTGAGTCGCCTGTCAAAGGAACAGTCCCTATCGGCAGCGTTTTGCAGGTAACAAACAAACAGCTTACGCCTCAAGGCAACTGGCTGGAATTGAAAGTTTGTTCTATTCCTGAAATAGCGCGATCGAACTCTCCCAAACCCAAGTCAAATAAAGATTTTTCTCTTGTTTCAAAACCCGCCGTCATTCCCTCGGACGCTGCGACAAGTCCGTCACCTTCTCCCGCTACGGCAAGTCCGTCGCCTTCTCCCGCTCTGAAGCCAACACCGTCAGGAGAAATCCGCAACCTGCAAGCGGGGGACATCGGATGGATTCAAGAACAAGAAGCCGTTTCTAAGGTAGCAACTAACGCGATTGCCAACCCCACTCAACAGGGGAAATGCGCGGTTGGTTCTGACTCTAGTCCCAATGCTGCTAATTAA
- a CDS encoding P-II family nitrogen regulator, translating to MDAVKRIEIFANSVELPKILDGLDKAGVPGYSVIRGVAGKSTRGRKSHDLAMSMLDNIYVLAFCEPDKISAVAENIRPVLNKFGGACFISDAVELLTTKCVGSD from the coding sequence ATGGACGCAGTTAAAAGAATAGAAATTTTTGCGAACTCGGTGGAGCTCCCAAAGATTTTAGATGGTTTAGACAAAGCTGGCGTCCCCGGTTATTCGGTGATTCGCGGTGTCGCCGGCAAAAGCACGAGGGGACGTAAATCGCACGATTTAGCAATGAGTATGCTGGATAATATTTATGTGCTGGCTTTTTGCGAACCCGACAAAATATCGGCAGTTGCAGAAAATATTAGACCAGTGCTAAATAAGTTTGGCGGGGCGTGTTTTATTTCGGATGCGGTGGAATTGCTCACGACTAAGTGCGTGGGTAGTGATTAG
- a CDS encoding NAD(P)H-quinone oxidoreductase subunit M produces the protein MQLKSTTRHIRIYTAILEDNELVPSNDLLTIDIDPDNELNWNDESVKQIYAKFDQLVDAYEGEDLTEYNLRRIGSELEHLVRSFLQKGQISYNLNSRAVNYSMGLPQVDAKIHL, from the coding sequence ATGCAGCTCAAGTCCACAACCCGCCATATTCGCATATACACCGCCATCCTCGAAGACAACGAACTCGTACCCAGCAACGATTTGTTGACGATCGACATTGACCCAGACAACGAACTCAACTGGAACGACGAGTCTGTCAAACAAATATATGCCAAATTTGACCAACTCGTAGACGCCTACGAGGGCGAAGATTTGACGGAATACAACCTCCGCCGCATCGGTTCAGAATTGGAGCACTTGGTGCGATCGTTCTTACAAAAAGGCCAAATCAGCTACAACCTCAACAGCCGGGCTGTCAACTACAGCATGGGACTTCCCCAAGTTGATGCCAAAATTCACCTCTAA
- a CDS encoding TerD family protein, protein MSIELTKGDRFNISKEAPDFNKIAIALGWQVSQTAQNYDIDASVFMLGADGRIPDEKYFVFYNNLTSPDGAVRHSGDNTTGQVEGDDETVYVDLSLIDAAVEEIVFVVTIHDGQEKKQNFSQVINAFIRLYNFETGSELVRYNLKEVFSQETALEFGRLYRKNGEWRFQAVGQGYNTGLQSFVDKYHVAKEVKSTENVAHKLDDAEVVRRFSDRVDKQLQEAAGESVTNPVNADHLKAEEDVDDSVSESQESAISAEEFWQRCREGERDFRGVNLAGVDLSGNIMSSPISFSQANLSNANLSNANLQGANLIGANLKGANLHATNLQQADLIQANFSNANLTKANLSYARLIQANFKEAEFSCAQLVGANLTAANLIRANLTQASLNSANLTGADLTQANIKKASLIGANLTGVKLTGVSFAGVDLMNVNLKVANLTGASFVGTNLQANNLRGLDLRGVNLVGVSLVGVNLDLVNLSGQNLSGFNLCGISLIRANLSEANLNLADLRGANLMMANLEKANLKQANLAGANLTEAKMEGAKLTGAIMPDGKTYERTRK, encoded by the coding sequence ATGAGCATCGAATTAACGAAGGGCGATAGATTTAATATTTCTAAAGAAGCTCCTGATTTCAATAAAATTGCGATCGCCCTGGGATGGCAAGTCAGCCAAACAGCACAAAACTACGACATTGACGCATCTGTTTTCATGTTAGGCGCTGATGGTCGAATTCCCGATGAAAAATATTTTGTATTTTACAACAACTTGACATCGCCTGACGGTGCGGTGCGACATTCGGGAGACAATACAACGGGACAAGTTGAAGGCGATGACGAGACGGTTTATGTAGATTTGAGTCTGATCGATGCTGCTGTAGAGGAAATTGTGTTTGTTGTTACGATTCACGACGGACAGGAAAAAAAGCAAAATTTTAGTCAAGTCATAAATGCTTTTATCCGCCTTTATAATTTTGAGACTGGGAGCGAGCTGGTTCGCTATAATTTAAAAGAGGTTTTTTCGCAAGAGACGGCTTTAGAATTTGGACGTTTGTACAGAAAGAATGGTGAATGGAGATTTCAGGCCGTAGGACAAGGATATAATACTGGCTTACAAAGTTTTGTTGACAAGTATCATGTTGCAAAGGAAGTGAAAAGCACTGAGAATGTGGCTCATAAGCTTGATGATGCTGAGGTTGTGAGGCGATTTAGCGATCGGGTTGACAAGCAATTGCAGGAAGCAGCGGGAGAGTCTGTTACGAATCCTGTGAATGCTGATCATTTGAAAGCTGAGGAAGATGTTGATGATTCTGTTTCAGAAAGTCAGGAATCTGCTATCAGTGCTGAGGAATTTTGGCAGCGGTGTAGAGAGGGAGAACGTGATTTTAGAGGCGTTAACTTAGCAGGCGTAGATTTGAGCGGAAACATTATGAGTTCCCCCATTAGTTTCAGTCAAGCTAACCTGAGCAATGCCAACCTGAGTAATGCCAACCTGCAAGGAGCAAACTTGATAGGAGCTAATTTGAAAGGAGCTAATTTGCACGCAACAAACCTGCAACAAGCGGATTTGATTCAAGCTAATTTTAGTAACGCCAACTTGACTAAGGCAAATTTAAGTTATGCAAGACTCATTCAAGCTAATTTTAAAGAAGCTGAATTTAGCTGTGCACAATTGGTTGGTGCCAACCTGACGGCAGCAAATTTAATTAGAGCAAACCTAACTCAGGCAAGTCTTAATAGCGCTAATTTGACAGGAGCAGATTTAACTCAAGCAAATATCAAAAAAGCAAGCCTAATAGGAGCTAATCTGACAGGTGTGAAGTTGACAGGTGTAAGTTTTGCTGGTGTAGACCTGATGAACGTTAACTTGAAGGTGGCTAACCTTACAGGAGCAAGTTTTGTTGGAACTAACTTGCAGGCGAATAACCTCAGAGGTCTTGACCTGAGAGGTGTTAATCTTGTTGGAGTAAGTTTGGTTGGAGTAAACCTCGATCTCGTCAACTTGAGCGGGCAAAACTTAAGCGGGTTCAATCTCTGCGGAATTAGCTTGATCCGTGCCAATTTGAGTGAAGCAAACTTAAATTTAGCAGACTTGCGTGGGGCAAACTTGATGATGGCAAACCTAGAAAAAGCTAATCTGAAGCAGGCTAATTTGGCTGGAGCAAACTTAACAGAAGCAAAGATGGAAGGTGCAAAACTAACGGGCGCAATTATGCCAGACGGCAAAACTTACGAGAGAACTCGTAAATAA
- a CDS encoding ATP-binding protein gives MANTFSSKLLGPSLSEGSHQDLSLESTLRDLPLYDFQVKSSCLAVAVAEIFEQHPFLPGAVLLEEGEFAGMISRRQLLEYLLKPHGPELFLHLPLKVLYSYARVEVLLLAESTTILTGAQQALRRSPELQSEPIVVQIDSQSYRLLDPHALNIAYWQIRGIETQVRYERAQTQMIQSEKMASLGRLVNGVAHEILDPVGFIWGNLTYVSDYSKNLMELLCVYDAHCTEPPPEIARLKEEIDYDFLQNDFLRTVASIKAGAERLSKLASSLQNFCHIDDVYPKPADLHANIDGILLLLKSRLTREIKVVKHYGYLPPIPCYVGQLNQVFMNILTNAINTLINEAVGQELAKEFNSGGIRDFERQPQIDITTQVCCPEPAIDLDKLHERWVSIRIADNGQGMSPNKYKKILESFSTEKRALKETSLAVSYQIVTGKHGGAFRMRSELGIGTEFEILLPLA, from the coding sequence GTGGCAAATACATTCAGTTCCAAACTACTTGGGCCTTCACTCTCCGAAGGCAGCCATCAAGATTTGTCCCTAGAGTCCACCCTCCGGGATTTGCCCCTGTATGATTTTCAGGTAAAATCGAGCTGCTTGGCCGTCGCAGTTGCCGAAATATTTGAACAGCATCCCTTTCTGCCAGGAGCCGTCTTGCTAGAAGAAGGAGAGTTTGCTGGCATGATATCCCGCAGGCAACTGCTGGAATATTTGCTCAAACCCCATGGGCCCGAGCTATTTTTGCACCTGCCGCTGAAAGTTCTTTACAGTTACGCTCGCGTTGAAGTATTATTGCTGGCAGAAAGCACAACCATTTTGACAGGGGCTCAACAAGCTCTGCGCCGATCGCCCGAATTGCAATCAGAACCGATCGTCGTCCAAATCGACAGCCAATCTTATCGACTCCTAGATCCTCACGCACTAAACATCGCCTACTGGCAAATTCGTGGCATAGAAACTCAAGTTCGCTACGAAAGAGCCCAAACCCAAATGATTCAAAGCGAAAAAATGGCTAGTTTAGGCCGTTTAGTCAACGGAGTCGCCCACGAAATTTTAGATCCGGTAGGGTTTATTTGGGGAAATTTAACCTACGTCAGCGACTACAGCAAAAACTTAATGGAATTGCTCTGTGTTTACGACGCCCACTGTACCGAACCCCCGCCAGAAATAGCGCGGCTCAAAGAAGAAATAGACTATGACTTTTTGCAAAACGATTTCCTGCGAACAGTGGCCAGCATCAAAGCCGGAGCGGAACGTTTGAGCAAATTGGCAAGCAGCTTGCAAAACTTCTGCCACATCGACGATGTTTATCCAAAACCTGCCGACTTGCACGCCAACATAGACGGCATACTGTTGCTGCTCAAAAGTCGTTTAACAAGGGAAATCAAAGTAGTGAAACACTACGGCTACCTGCCACCAATCCCGTGCTATGTAGGACAGCTCAACCAAGTATTTATGAATATTTTGACCAACGCCATTAATACACTAATTAATGAAGCAGTCGGTCAAGAATTGGCGAAAGAGTTCAATAGCGGAGGGATCAGAGACTTCGAGCGCCAGCCTCAAATTGACATTACAACTCAAGTATGCTGTCCCGAACCTGCGATCGACTTAGACAAACTTCACGAGCGCTGGGTTTCGATTCGCATAGCAGATAACGGACAAGGAATGTCACCCAACAAGTACAAAAAAATCTTAGAATCCTTCTCAACCGAAAAACGCGCCCTCAAAGAAACCAGCTTAGCTGTCAGCTATCAAATCGTGACGGGGAAACACGGCGGCGCCTTCAGAATGCGATCGGAATTAGGCATCGGCACCGAATTTGAAATCCTGTTACCGTTAGCTTAA
- a CDS encoding ATP-binding protein translates to MFAVHEISSELSVLHIPEICTWNISLESTLLDLPLYNCQIELTQQAKEVAKAFEENSMLPGVILTDRGNFVGILSRRLFFERVNRRYGLEMFFKRPIEVLYRFSKQDVFVLPGNKLIVEAAQESLYRSAELVYEPVVVEVAPGSYKLLDVHQLMVAQGRIHQLTNKLLQKQTQAKLIQTEKMASLGKIVAGVAHEIRNPLNCIWGNLTFLLSYFENLLQLMSAYEEEYSEISPRINALKEEIEFDFLQEDLPVTLEGMKLGATQLLKIVNGLHHFSHMDETKPVDTDIHESIEITLLILKNRFKNSIEVVKNYGELPLVRGYSGQLSQVFLNLLVNAIDALTEHAADREIQAQPPDNWQPQIEITTKVVETAEGKWAAIGIADNGPGVSLQNQQHIFDTFFTTKPAGKGSGMGLAISHQIVTEKHGGQLKLRSHPGENTKFEILLPIVSKT, encoded by the coding sequence ATGTTTGCTGTGCATGAGATTAGCTCGGAGTTATCAGTGTTGCATATACCTGAGATTTGTACTTGGAATATATCCTTAGAATCAACTCTTCTAGACCTGCCTCTCTACAACTGCCAAATAGAATTAACTCAACAGGCGAAAGAAGTAGCAAAGGCTTTTGAAGAAAATTCTATGCTTCCAGGCGTCATTTTGACAGATAGAGGTAATTTTGTCGGTATACTATCCAGGCGTCTATTTTTTGAAAGAGTTAACCGCCGCTACGGATTAGAAATGTTTTTCAAGCGACCGATAGAGGTACTGTACAGGTTCTCCAAACAAGACGTGTTCGTGCTTCCCGGCAATAAATTAATAGTAGAAGCCGCCCAGGAATCGCTTTACAGGTCAGCAGAATTAGTTTACGAACCCGTAGTAGTCGAAGTGGCGCCAGGGAGTTACAAACTGTTAGACGTACACCAATTAATGGTAGCTCAAGGTAGAATTCACCAATTAACAAATAAGCTGCTGCAAAAACAAACACAAGCCAAACTCATCCAAACCGAAAAAATGGCTAGTTTGGGGAAAATTGTAGCAGGTGTAGCCCACGAAATCAGAAATCCGCTTAACTGTATTTGGGGGAATTTGACTTTTCTGCTATCCTATTTTGAAAACTTGCTGCAACTAATGTCGGCTTATGAAGAAGAATATTCAGAAATATCTCCGCGAATAAATGCTCTCAAAGAAGAAATAGAATTTGATTTTTTACAAGAAGATTTGCCTGTCACCTTAGAAGGGATGAAGTTGGGAGCCACGCAATTGCTAAAAATAGTGAACGGGCTGCACCACTTCTCTCACATGGACGAAACAAAGCCAGTGGATACAGACATTCACGAAAGCATCGAAATTACACTGTTGATTCTGAAAAACCGCTTTAAAAATAGCATAGAAGTGGTTAAAAATTACGGCGAACTGCCCCTAGTTAGAGGCTACTCAGGCCAGTTGAGCCAGGTGTTTTTGAATTTGTTAGTTAACGCTATAGACGCCCTGACAGAGCACGCAGCCGATCGAGAAATACAGGCCCAGCCCCCGGACAACTGGCAGCCCCAAATCGAAATTACTACTAAAGTGGTAGAAACCGCAGAGGGCAAGTGGGCCGCCATTGGGATAGCGGATAACGGGCCCGGCGTTTCCCTACAAAATCAGCAACACATATTTGACACCTTTTTTACCACAAAACCAGCAGGGAAAGGCAGCGGTATGGGGCTGGCGATCAGCCATCAAATTGTCACAGAAAAGCACGGCGGCCAACTCAAATTGCGATCGCACCCAGGCGAAAACACCAAATTTGAAATCCTCCTGCCCATAGTTAGCAAAACATGA
- the lptE gene encoding LPS assembly lipoprotein LptE, with protein MKTTTISRLTSISLATLMLGGISVSAIATPATIKPANQLAQATAKKRLVVMDFDYGTTNSYYSSYRGVGAAKGISELLINELVNNGTYTVVDRSKLEQVLKQENRTGTMDAGTAAEIGKKLGVDAVLIGTITKFNIDKQSGGGSFMGIGGGSQKTKATVQIDVRLIGTASGDILATAKAVGEADQSDSNFSVRGIGGNSGSSNEDGLLSAAVDKAVSQMVTKLAEVSKKLG; from the coding sequence ATGAAAACAACCACCATATCTCGTCTAACCAGCATTTCCCTCGCTACGCTAATGCTAGGCGGCATTTCAGTCAGTGCGATCGCCACACCAGCCACCATCAAACCCGCAAACCAACTCGCCCAAGCTACGGCCAAAAAACGCTTAGTAGTCATGGATTTCGACTACGGCACTACCAACAGCTATTACAGTTCCTACAGAGGAGTCGGCGCAGCCAAAGGCATTAGCGAACTCCTAATCAACGAACTCGTGAACAACGGCACTTATACAGTAGTCGATCGCAGCAAGCTCGAACAAGTCCTCAAACAAGAAAATCGCACAGGTACCATGGATGCCGGTACAGCAGCCGAAATCGGCAAAAAACTAGGAGTTGACGCCGTACTCATCGGCACGATTACCAAGTTTAATATTGACAAACAATCCGGCGGCGGCAGTTTCATGGGCATCGGCGGCGGTTCGCAAAAAACCAAAGCTACTGTGCAAATAGACGTGCGGTTAATTGGTACAGCTTCCGGAGACATTCTGGCGACGGCTAAAGCAGTCGGAGAAGCAGATCAAAGCGATTCCAATTTTTCTGTCAGAGGCATTGGCGGCAATTCCGGCAGCAGCAATGAAGATGGACTTTTGAGCGCCGCCGTTGACAAAGCTGTATCTCAAATGGTCACTAAACTTGCAGAAGTATCTAAGAAATTAGGTTAA
- a CDS encoding DUF1823 family protein codes for MSELPPLNNEIIWAILNEEMDDAAVNRLVWLYLGYRLDAETGKWNSADVASEWRTDYPEPPDFIDSRPATVKLTRSTLPENKQLLKEKLGFKGYKIGEFGPRQTRRATMANWLMGFMEAGASFS; via the coding sequence ATGTCTGAACTGCCACCACTCAATAACGAAATTATTTGGGCTATTCTCAATGAAGAAATGGACGATGCTGCTGTTAACAGATTAGTTTGGCTGTATCTGGGCTACCGCCTTGATGCCGAGACTGGTAAGTGGAACAGCGCTGATGTTGCTAGCGAGTGGCGCACAGATTATCCAGAACCGCCGGATTTTATTGATTCTAGGCCTGCGACGGTGAAATTGACGCGATCGACTCTTCCAGAAAATAAGCAGTTGCTGAAGGAAAAACTGGGGTTTAAGGGCTATAAGATTGGGGAATTCGGGCCGAGACAGACTCGCAGGGCGACGATGGCTAATTGGTTGATGGGTTTTATGGAGGCTGGGGCTTCATTCAGTTGA